ATCACTACTAACAACACCGTCCCACCCCTACAGTGTGAAAGTTTCTTTTTGTTGACTCATTAATCCAGTTAAAAAAAACCTTCATATTTCTACCCCTAAGTTCTCTGGCCTATGTAGGGGAGCAATTGAGGGGACGAAGAGCAATTATTGTGGGGTTCTTGGCCTAAAAACAATTTTATGGTACAAAGAGCGTAAAATATCAACAACACTTTTCAGTTCGCGACGTATAATTTCAGGAAAGTTAAGACGACCAAACCTGGCACTATGATTTGCCAATAGTAAATATTTGTCAGAAACTCAGAGAATCACGTGTTTACACTGCTATGTAGATTCATGTGCAACACTGCAAAGTGCCACGGGATTATTTATAGCACTGTCTAATGCATGAGTCTTATTCAGCGACCCAGATCTATAAGATAGTCCAGGACCATCGTCCTACTTGTACGAAATAGATCACGCAATTGCTGATGTGTCTGCCATCTCGCTCAATTGAATACGTGTCTGCCATGCAGCTCAATTTAATACGTGTCTGCCATCCAGCTCAATTTTGTAGTCAAATAAGTACCTCTGTTACAGTGCAACAACTGCTCCATGTGTCTCTTACCGGAGATTTCATTAACCCAAGGAGGCTTCTCGGCCTTCAAAAGGTTTACAATACAGTCTAAACCTAATCACAACCAAACAGCCGTGCACGGGGTAGTACGCCCATACGTGGCTAGTAAGTGTCTGATTTTATTTTGTGAACGACTAATATGAGAAAAAGAAATTTCCCTTGGTTCATCTGCTACCATCCTGCGCATCTCCTCCACTAGCGCCCAGAATTGTGATCGATCCTCTGACTGAGACGACAGCATCTAGACCGCTTCAATGCTATCCATATCCACCATGATGGGCTTGTTGGTACGATGCAAGGCCAACGTCAGACCTTCTCTGCATGCATCGAGTTCCGCCTGGAGGCTGTTATCTCATGTGAACAGCTGCCTGCATGCTGTGAAGAAATAGGTTAAGTTCGGGGTCTtatcaaaatccatcgatcgtcacagggggtctggggtgctaccacccttagaagcatggttacggtcccatcaatactcacatactccatccttattcttgacagggccggtcttctcagatcttcagtataattccttctgtggctcttccggtagtggcataacctttaccgcaattcttctgtcctttcatcttggtaaggttctgcTCTTTTTGGGTCTTCTTAGccgacgggtctggcgccaatactaagcAACTATcgaatctcatggtggtcaaccatttatggtttctcctgcaggaaatgggtctaggATGAACCTCatcgtatatcctacgattggcaacagctgccttgtacaagggaaaaattgtcCTACCATtgtaaggttcaaacaaggttttgatcgtcgtctctctactaggGGTAATttactcagatttaccatcccatatagcaaggcaaataataagagtaagtcggtatggtgatcaatccaccccgcacccaaatcattaccttgtatatggtttagcgaatctcgcattctaacactcggtcatcctgacaagcattgtagaatttctcttgtcgacgaactaagttcggataaatccattgattctgcaagccagacaaaaCATCtctcgttccttcacaactctcgggttttgCGTTTACTCCTATAAGGTCGTCAGTGGGTAAGGTCGTaatctcttccagggtttttccttcagcaagagtgtgcttgcttcttggtaggtcctggggctgtgggttatggcccatctcatcacttgtaaaccttgaactcatcataggggcaactgatcattactcCACATCCAGCTTCACAACATTCTTacatccatccaattgtactatctcTCTTCCATCTACTGGTACTAAACTAAGATGTGATTTACTCAGaatcatcatggagttacaattggtccatattaccaacattatatcttctttacatccaataatacttcATCTCTTCATGCTCTTAggatatcccacatatcgagacaaaactcgcaCTTATTTTATCCgaagtccacttcgtggaatatcatcaTCTTTTCGAGGGGTCAaatgtcctcacagggtactaccacgcTTAAAATGCacaattcttccatagaccatatttctcatatcctcgaaaatggtcaaaaataTTTCTTCATAAAattcaaatcagtaccaacgatgctaactttattgattctccaatgatttcaatctcttgcttttccattacatgccttaaatcaacacctcaatataaaagagttgttcccactactactactatatttcttctGCTGtcaactcaactatttagcacaagcctccttctctAGCAATATGCCCTGCTTCATtgcaacgaaaacatattacttctgacaagtctcgaggtttccttatgactacatagcctcctcgggtcctcggcttcctttttgggcaactgctgaagtagtgccctgactccttgcacctgaaatagGTGATaggactcaggtccttcctggtatccaatctacttctcttcctggacttttccgttccaatcagggcttctatttcctgtgggtcatactctacttcctctatcgggaattctactagatccccattcagacaatcctgggagatgtgtccttctccacatgaatagcacgacttggtgcagggtttaattggttctacTTCGGGTGTGtactccacctcttccttcatcacaggttcttctaaaatttccataagggctcctttcgttgcttctttcttctgctggatggttctttgtaacATGGGGTAAaggtgacactgagcagggtagtgggtagttccctcgcacaagaaacaagtaatctgcctagttgggcattcttcagctgggtgactttcttcacaatgagggcattcaaccttgtgttctttatgggtgtgtcctatttctccacagagcttgcatgcaccaggtttcttcatatcacttccataaggcttcaatttctgggacataAACCGAGGCTTTGGCAAAGTCGACTTAAAATTCTTTCAAAGTGGTTACTCCCTGCCAtacattgatggtttggtacatcctccaccaagtagcagcacctctttcaaagcactgaagagcgtgctgggtcatatcctttccgactatagggttattctccatatgatcttccatgttctgaatccatcggtccgtctccaactgAGTTCTCGGTCACGGAAaggtgagttcatctccattcatcctctattgggtccacgggttttggggtgagataagagagagagagggatacacacaatacaaacaatagtttcgaaaagacagattttattttgtggctgtcggaaaaacatcaaacaaaatgacagctcacaatcgtcgcatctaacgtagttataacaggggtttggtcttctacaggtcaataaatcttcaaagtcgtcaaactcttcaagtcttctTCGTGTCTCCGagggcttcttccgatcgtgcttgtccttctcaagttcttttgccagatcatctctgttgacgcgaagtctctcgtgacgtcctttggagttgcgttccaaacttctggattTCAACATCCTCGGCATGAACCATGgccctactgtccttcagttcgtGACGAATCTCCGGTacctcgaggttttgctcctctagcttggctacttcagcttctagGTCCTAAGtgcttcacgaaatgcttccttgtcaaaatacggcttcctgaaggtccatcttaaaaCTCCTGATGTAATTCTCCAGATCCCGGTAATACGCCAGCTACGTttaaacttcatcttttgctgataggtgctacatcatccttctaccatccaatccttccgaagaaatgcatgcttaactcagcacggtgataaTAGCATAAgagggcgataacatcatggatagccgtgtttctgctcttgtcatttccatgagctatcattccatagttgatatctcctgccttaggttttcttgacaaaactttgagttctaatgctccatgttccaatctttctccgatacaccttgatctcgggtattgacagctttcAGTAGTATGAcaaattccataagggtagccttcctaggtcataccaatctggaaattcttcagagccttcaaattctcctagtcttcgaagtcttcaatcgttgtagtttccattattataatgctcgttaaaatcctcttcattccgaagtggtcttagttgtccgatatcttgtacttcttggagtggtctcatcagtcgaatcttcgtgtggtcaaaaaggggaaaggggtatagtctaactaaaaggaaTATTTGAAAAAGCTCAAAAAAGAGGAGAGataaaagatcttttgaaaatgcggcgctgggctgggcttggcctggctggctagctgggccggcccagttcggcgggagAAAGTTTTTTTTAAACGCAGACAGACAgaaaaaaaaacaacacaaaaagaataaaaaatatatattatatGGGCATaaaatatatcaaaatttttagtAAAAGATTTCCTATAAACTGAACGTTTTTCTGGCGTCTAATAAAatttacaaaaattcaaataaaccaaacagtgctactgctctaattaaatccaataaaaatcaatttaaaaataccaaaataatttcaaNNNNNNNNNNNNNNNNNNNNNNNNNNNNNNNNNNNNNNNNNNNNNNNNNNNNNNNNNNNNNNNNNNNNNNNNNNNNNNNNNNNNNNNNNNNNNNNNNNNNNNNNNNNNNNNNNNNNNNNNNNNNNNNNNNNNNNNNNNNNNNNNNNNNNNNNNNNNNNNNNNNNNNNNNNNNNNNNNNNNNNNNNNNNNNNNNNNNNNNNNNNNNNNNNNNNNNNNNNNNNNNNNNNNNNNNNNNNNNNNNNNNNNNNNNNNNNNNNNNNNNNNNNNNNNNNNNNNNNNNNNNNNNNNNNNNNNNNNNNNNNNNNNNNNNNNNNNNNNNNNNNNNNNNNNNNNNNNNNNNNNNNNNNNNNNNNNNNNNNNNNNNNNNNNNNNNNNNNNNNNNNNNNNNNNNNNNNNNNNNNNNNNNNNNNNNNNNNNNNNNNNNNNNNNNNNNNNNNNNNNNNNNNNNNNNNNNNNNNNNNNNNNNNNNNNNNNNNNNNNNNNNNNNNNNNNNNNNNNNNNNNNNNNNNNNNNNNNNNNNNNNNNNNNNNNNNNNNNNNNNNNNNNNNNNNNNNNNNNNNNNNNNNNNNNNNNNNNNNNNNNNNNNNNNNNNNNNNNNNNNNNNNNNNNNNNNNNNNNNNNNNNNNNNNNNNNNNNNNNNNNNNNNNNNNNNNNNNNNNNNNNNNNNNNNNNNNNNNNNNNNNNNNNNNNNNNNNNNNNNNNNNNNNNNNNNNNNNNNNGTCACGCACGGGAGTGGGGGTGGGGCTGCGGGAGCGTTCAGGTAATTCAAATACAAAGTATGTTAAGGCTGAAGTATAAATTCGTTACTCTAGGAAGCACAACCATGTTATCATTCATAATACAAATGATGTTCAAACGAAGTCCCTGGAAACCTATCAACATCGGATCTAGCTTCGAAGATATTGACACGAGGGTTGTACTGTGAAAATAATTTTAAATTTGGAAGCTCAGTTTAGGAGAtattttgattttgaattttggATCTTGGCAGGAAAGCACACACACATGACTTACCATTCGCCTGATCCGGTAAGAAAAACATACCAACACTCTATATTTTATGCCAAATGTCACTAACAGAGACTGTTCAAAAAAAATGGCAGATTCATTCTCTTCTTCTGGATCCTCCATTATTTCGAGAAAAAAAATATACATCTAAGTGTGCAGCCTGATCCGGACGAGAGTAACGGATCACCAAATCACACATATAATAAATCATTAACAAGGTTCCAAGCATTCATGCTGAAATACATACGAACGATCTAATTAAGCACTAGGCGGAAATGCTTGAAAGGAAAAAACCAACTAGCGTATGCATGCATGTAGCTAGATCGGTATGGGCTTGACGAAGAGGTTCTTGATAATGCCGTTAAGATGCGTGCTAAATGTGAAGGCATCTTTCCTATCACCATAGTACACCGGCAGGCTGAGAGTGAAGTTGACAACCCGTTGCACCACCGGGAAGAGCTCACGGCGATGCTCAAACCGAGCTTGGTTGGTGGTCTTCCATTCATCTTCTATCATCGAGTCGATTGCAGCAAAGGCGACCTTGTCTGTAACCTTATGCTCACTGACGTAGCAATCCACACAGTTGGCCACGTCCCCCCTATTGTTCCGGTGCTGCATGCATGCAAATAAATATTTAATTATTTTATGAAGTTGATGCGCTCTTCATAAACCAAATAAAAAAAGTTGATGCTGGGTCTAACTTTTGTCGGCTAAATCTATGTCAGACAATAGATATATGTATTCATTGTCTTTGATAGAATATATAGAGTATATGTATGCTGCTAGATCTACTTCAGCGAAAATGTACTCTCCACTATGAGGTCTTAAAAACACATGTGGGCAAACTAATGAAATAAGCTTATATTGTATGCATATCACAAATATATGTATAACCTTTATCTCAAATCTTTAAATTTTGCTATGCCAATTTTCAGTGGTCGTATTGTTGTTGATAACAGTAAAACTGCCTCTGCAATTTGCTTGTCTATGCGTTCACTTCCCCATTGGTCTTTAGGTGTCTCGTATTTTTTTTCTTCCAATTGCCACAACATTACATCATTTCTTCAGGAAAATCAATGCAAAAATCCATTAATTTACGTACTAATGCAGATGCTTTTATCTATGTTTTGGACCGATTATTCCATTAATTTACTAATATGTTTTTTGATAAAGTTATTCTAATTTGCAATTATCCTAACATTGATATATGGTTCACTTTAATGAAAGCTTAATCCTGCAGTGCATTGTGACAATAAGGAGAAGCGCCCAGTACTTAGTTTGAGTTCTGATCATCCTCAGTATTATTGGACGGTTACGTGTAAAAATAATCACccttatttaaaaaatatttctgATGCCGTAACCTCACTAAAACTCATGCCCATACCTAGTCTATGTATTGATATACTAATTAGAGCTTACTAAACACAAAATGTTAAGCTGATTGAATTAAACAATAATATCTACCCGTCTTCCATTATTCTAAGTTGTATGGTCCAGATTGTTCATATTGCCTACAAAAGAAACTGCTCTTCCTTCATTTATCGTTTCCCTATAGCTATTTTCTCCTTCGTCGGGTACAAAAGAAGCAttgttcttgatcttcccctttTTTTCTGCAACACAAAGTTGTGCCTATTCTTCTCCGCGATATAAGTAACTGCGGTCTTGCTGATATTTTGACTTTCATTTTCGTTTTCATTGTGTTATAATTCTAATAAAATTGGGAATCAATGTCTTCTGTCATAGCAAAGAATTATTTTTCACAAGTGCTATGTACCTACTCTCTATGACCCCTTGATATTACTAATAAAAAATTGAGTGAAGATTAACTATGGTCAACTGAGATTCGTACCACTAAAATTGTATTCTTTTCTAACCTTGGAAAGCTTCCCAAGGTTTTCGGATTTGTGTCCCATTCCTTCATAATGTTGGGAACCATTGAGATATTTTTATTCATTTATTTTGGATATGGAGATTGCATCTTTCAATGCTATATCTTTCTGATTTCCATACAATTTTTTTCTAGAGTTTTATGTTGAAGGACCACCTTGTGCATTTTCTTGAAATTTATGGATTAACTAAAGTGTGTATATATAAATCTTCAAAGTTCCTTACGTACTTTTCCCATTAAGATTCCGAAACCAGAGGTCAAGTGATGTATGTCAGATTGTCACTTTATTTCTCCCATCACACGACTCCAGTATGAATTCAATAGATATGGTATTCCTGATGTTTCTTCCCATGCCATTGCCTAAGCTGGCAGTTTATTCCATTTTCTGAGggaaaactccaaatttttggtaTGGTTAGCTTGGGTCAGAATATTTTTTAAGATAGTCGAGTTGCTATTATATTCATCGCTAGATATTTTATTTTGGGCATAGTATTGCAAGTTTTCTCTATAAAAGGTCTATTGCCATTTGGTGAGCGTGCTATATTTTTCAGAATTAATCGTGTTTCCAGTGCAGAGTGATAGATACTCTTATATAGCTAGTCCGGGCGAATGCACGGGTTCGGGGCTAGTAATTCTAATTTTGTAAACGTTGACAGCATTCATTGAAAATAATAATCACATCAACATTTTAAATCTATATAGCATCAGGACCATCACAAAATAAAATTCAGTTATTTGGTGTTATAGGCGCAGATATTGTTTcgataaacttgatcaaactttgtgaccTTCAACTTATGACATGTTCTCAAGCGAAGTGATTATGGTCATGATCTAATAAATACTTGAGTATGCTAGTAGTAGTATGCCAGAGATTATAGTTACAGATAAAATATATGCCCATAAGTGTGTACGTACTTTAGATGAGCCAGCAAGGTCATTCATTAAGCGCCCAATCTTGGCGCACGCCATGATGACATCGGGGTATCCAAGTGCCCACTCGAGTGCTCCCTTGGGTGCTCCATCACCCATGCAAACCATCGTATACACACATAGCGCGGTGACGCCCGTGGACATGGCAGCCAGATGCAGTTTATCTTTAAAGCTTGGCTTGTGGTTCTGGTGTAACCACTCAGCTTCTTGGAGATAAAATTTTGACTGTTGTTGGAACTGCGTGCATAGACATGAGTAACAGTACTGATTAACAAAGAAATGTTTTTAATTTCAATATTCAAAAGAAAACAGTACATCGTACCACCTGATTTCTAATATAAAATTATAAAGTAGTGACATAGTTTTTAGACATATTTAGCTGTCAATTTGTGTGCATTTgaatagattggtagaaaaatagTCTAAGGAATCATAAATTCTATAAAAAGGTAACATATGCCACTAATACAAAGATGTAATTAATATAGATAATTTTGTACCGTCTTCTTGATGTGATCAATCGGGTATCTACCATTAAGTGTCAACTCATCCTCGAACTCCCTAAAGCACATCAGAAGTTTATTATAGAACTTCTTCAAGTAGTCGGGCACAAGGGAAATAGCACTCTCATTCCATCTGCATGAAAAATTGGTTAGTTGAAACAAGAATTAACAAATTCTACTGCCGTCGCAGGAATTAACCTTTGTTCTCCGGATACACAAAGCTATCAGTGAGAAAGAACCTCTGTATGGCTGTGTCTAGCTTCCGATACTCCACCAAGGTGGCACGAACGTCGTTGATGTCATCCAATAATGTGTGCACAAATGTGCACTTTGCAAAGATCATTCGTTCTAGAGAGTACTCTTCCTCATAGAAGACAGAGTAGCCCCAAAGGTAGCACTCCACCACACGATCCCGAGCAAAACTTAGCTCCACGTATGCTGACAGATCATTATACCACCtgaaaaatccataaataattttAAATATTGATAAATAATGTAGTATGTGCGTGTCTGTGCTTAGTAGTGTGATATGTCAAAGAAGATGCTTGAGTGTGTGTCAGAGCTCACATACTCTGAGATAGCTTTGAGCTCCTTCAAGTGGACACTCTGGAGGAGGTTAAATTCCAGCTTTGCAAGCTCTAGAAGAGTTGGATTGTACCCTACTTCTTTTTCGTATTCTGGCATGTATTGCAGTGCCTCCAACCTCCTGTAGGTCCTTGGCAAGGGTACATGCAAGGCACGCTTGACCTGCTCAGCTAAAGGGGAGACAAGGCTTGGTGCCAAAGATTCCAGATGATATTTCGTGAAAGAGATGGCCTCTTCGAGTAATGGCTCGCCATGGGTTAACACGTATGCTGCATTGTAGAAACATAAGAGTCCCTTTGGATCTTTTGTTATATCATGGTTAAACGTGCCATCTTCTCCTT
This region of Triticum aestivum cultivar Chinese Spring chromosome 2D, IWGSC CS RefSeq v2.1, whole genome shotgun sequence genomic DNA includes:
- the LOC123050960 gene encoding tau-cadinol synthase-like yields the protein MASVFEPSVWSDFFRRYKPQPPNISQEWMKTRRDKLKKDVLLLFKTCTNNLDRMTLVDVVQRLGIEHLFEEQTATALTDIHRSEFNSSNLHDVSLRFRLLREHGLWVSPDVFKTFKGEDGTFNHDITKDPKGLLCFYNAAYVLTHGEPLLEEAISFTKYHLESLAPSLVSPLAEQVKRALHVPLPRTYRRLEALQYMPEYEKEVGYNPTLLELAKLEFNLLQSVHLKELKAISEWYNDLSAYVELSFARDRVVECYLWGYSVFYEEEYSLERMIFAKCTFVHTLLDDINDVRATLVEYRKLDTAIQRWNESAISLVPDYLKKFYNKLLMCFREFEDELTLNGRYPIDHIKKTFQQQSKFYLQEAEWLHQNHKPSFKDKLHLAAMSTGVTALCVYTMVCMGDGAPKGALEWALGYPDVIMACAKIGRLMNDLAGSSKHRNNRGDVANCVDCYVSEHKVTDKVAFAAIDSMIEDEWKTTNQARFEHRRELFPVVQRVVNFTLSLPVYYGDRKDAFTFSTHLNGIIKNLFVKPIPI